The genomic segment TACTGCTCGACTGGGCGCCAGACCAGAATGCCACGATCGCACTCGACATGAGCGAGCTGACCGGATGCTGCGTGGAGCTCGACCCCATGGAGCCCTATGCCGACCAGGCGCGAGCAGAACAACTGGCCGTCGCCACAACCAACCTACCGCTGGTCGTGATCACAGAAGGCTCCAGCGACGCACGGCTTCTCTCCGAGGGGATGAAGGTGACTCACCCCCACCTGGTGGGTTTCATCAGGTTCTTCGACTACGGCGCGGGCGTCCGGCCGCGCGGCGGAGCTGACGCCGTGGTCGAGCTGTTTAAGGCGTTCGTGGCCGCTGGAGTCGGGAACCGATTTGTTGCTATCGCGGACAACGATGCCGCAGCGCACGAGAAGCTGCTCGGGCTCAAAAGGGAACGCTGGCCGAATACGTGCCGGCTGCTCCACTACCCGGAGCTGCCCCTCCTGCGGCAGTACCCCACGCTGGAGGATGGTGCCGTTCTCCCCGTGCCCACCGACGTGAACGGCCTGGCAGGCTCCCTCGAGCTGTACCTCGGCACCGACGTCCTCACCAACAAGGACGGCAATCTGATGCCCATCCACTGGAAGGCCGTGGAACCAAAGACGGGCCTACGCCAGGGGAGCCTCAGCAAAGCGGACAAGAGGACGGTGCAGGGGAAGTTCGACGCCAAGCTGAAGGCAGCCCGCGCCGGCCAAGTCCCGGATAGCGCTGACTGGAGTGGTATCAAGGCGATCATCGACTCGATCGTTCTCGCCTTCCACTGACCCGCTCAACGCCCCAGTCCGTGACGAAGCCCCCGGCGCTTGCATCGGGGTGTCAGTAAGGGGCGTGCAGCCAGGTACACGCGATTGAGTCCGCAGCTTAAGGGAGGGCGGCGCTGGTGCGTTGATCGGGCCAGAAGCCCCGAAATCACGCTCAGTCAAGCCGGTTCTTGGAAGCGCTGGACAGGATGTCATCAAGATGATGACATATTCGTCATCATCTTGACGACGTGGAGGTGTCTTGTGCGTCCCGCCTATGACGGGGCGTGATCGACAACGGAACGGTCAGTGGCGTTAGTGAGCCAACACGGGCGGAGTTACCGCCATCTACCGTTCCGATGCGGGCGGGATGGGGAGCTCCCACGCTGATGTGACACATAACGTTGCTGAGTCGGGCCTGGCCCGGCGTCCGGCGAGCTGGGCGTCTGCTCGGCTCGCGAGGCCGGTGTGACAGGTAATTCAAATTCTGTGTCGTAGCCGCCCGCACCTCGGGAAGACGAAGGATGGCAACTCCGCCCGTGTCGGCTCACTAACGCCACTGACCGTTCCGTTGTCGATCACGCCCCGACAAGGAACGGCTCGTCTACATCTCCTCCACCACGGTCGGCCGCATCGAGGCGTGGTTGACGGTGCGCGGCCGCGCACCGGGCGGACTGTTCCCCGCCGTTCACCCCGCGCGGCGCTTACATCCGCGTCGACGAGCACGGCAGCCCCGCCCACATCAACGGGCAGACGGTCGGCGATGTGCTCAACCTGCGCGGCGGACAGGCTGGCGTGGGCAACCAAGCCGCCCACAACTTCCGGCGCACGTTCATCGGTGAACTCCTCGACGCCGGCGTCGACTTGGCCACCGCCCAGGCCCTGGCCGGGCATTCGTCGTCGGGTACCACCGCCCGCTATGACCGGCAGCCGGAGAAGACGCGCCGCGACGCCGTCGACCGGCTGCGCACGCCGCGGGCGGCCCCGTTGCCGGGCGCTGTACGCAGCCGGGATCGGACAGGCTGAGCGAAAGAAGAGGTGGTGACGGGGGCTCCCTCAACGGATACTGAGCGCACAGGACCTCGAACGAGATGGGATGCCGTGGAGGACACCACCCGCTCAAATGACGTGCAGCATCGCAGAGCAGTCCAGTACGCCTTTTGCGCCTATGCGATCCGCTTTGAGCGTGTCGGCGCTGGGGTGGAAGGCGTGTTCGACCAGGCGTTGACCAACGGTCTGGCCGCGATCGTTGCCGCCCGTTGGAAAGGCCAGGAGTGCAACAGCAAAGGCCGAGTGGAGTCCGCTGCCAAGCTGCTGAAAGTCGTCGAAACTGAGGGGGTGTTGGTCAGGGACGGCGTCTACTGGCTCACGGACAACCCGCACATCCCCAAACCCACCACATCGCGCTGGGACCCATTCGAGGAGAGGCCGCCTATGGAGGTGAGGGTCACGGTTCTGAGAGAAGCCCTGGACGTCACGCAGGCGATCCGGCACGCTCGGGACACCGGCGACGAAACCGCCTTAGGCCTGACTGCAGCCCATGTTGAAGCCTTGTGGGAACTCAGCGAACACCCGACATTGTCCAAGCTGGTCGACGACCTGAGCGACGGGAGTGAGGAGGCAGGCCGCTACGCGATCACGGCAGCGGATGACCGTGAACGAGACCGTGCCTCTATCTACCTTGAGTTGCTGAGTAGCGAGGAGCTCGCGCGCCGAGGGGGAGTCGACTACGCCGCCGAATACTCACAAGAGTTCAGCGACGTCGAAGAGTGCCCCGTGTGCGGCAATAACTCGCTTGTCCTCAGCTCCCGTGACTCGGAGATCGACGAAATCGGTGTCGGGCGCTGCGTTGTGTGCAGCTACGAGCGCACGATGGATGCCGCTAACGACATCGCGGCCAGCGTCCAGTTTGAGCGCGCGGTCGAACGCGCGGACTAGCGCGATCGCGTCGATGATGCTGCTGGCTGACCTACCCGTACGACGTTAACGACGGAATGCTCTAGCTTCCTCTCCAACAGGGTGGGAGGAAGCTAGAGCCCGCATGAGCACACCCCCTGCCGTCCCCGTGTCGGCGCTGCCGCCGTACAGCGGCCCCGATACCGTCTGCCCGAAGTACGGAACCAGCGGCGCGAGCACCGAGCACCGAATAGCCCGCGGCGAGATCGTTCTCCCCTGGAATCCCCGGATGCGCGTCGACGGGCCCCAACCGGAGCGGAGGCATTGTAGGTGCCGCTCCTGCGGCTACCAGTGGGCCGAGGCTCCCCTGGACGCCGCCCTCACCACAGCGGTCGAGGTGGCTTGCTGATGCCGTTTGTCCAGCGTGGTGAGCGTTTCTGCTCCTGGCACGTTCCTTAACCGGCACACCTTGTGATCATTTCGTGCAGGTACCGCCCTCCGTTCGTCAGTCAACTAGGTAATGGGCTTCGATGTAGGCGACGGTGGAGTCATACGGCTCCCCCACCGGCTTCAACATGTACCGGCGGAAGACCGCGGCGGTGGCGCGACGGACGCCTCGGTTGCGAGCGTCGGCGTTGTCCCATGACCGGGTGAGAGTGCGGGTGACCACCTGGTCGATCTCCTCGGCCAGGTTCCTCTCCGTGACGGTGAGTCCGGACGGTGCGTGGTCATGGATGATCCGCGACAGGACACCCACGTGGTCGTCATCCAGCACGACGACGGCTTCGTAGGGATGCTTCTCGGCGTCCACGATGGCGCGAGCGATCCGAAGTGCTTCAGCCAAGAACTCCAAGGCGTCCTGGGCGTTTTGGATAATCCGGTCCCGCAGCAGCTTGATCCGCTCCGCGAGGGCGGTGTACTTCGCAGACCCCGGCTCGACGCCCTTTTCGAGGGAGGCCTTGATGCGGTCCAGGATCTCCGCCGCGGACGGCGGCGTCTTGTCCTCACCATCGTCGTTGTCGGGATTGGGGCGGACAAGTGACAGCAGTTCCTTGAGGATGGCGATGCCCTGGGCGTCCAGGACAAGGGCTTCCTCCTGGGAGGCGACCGCGGAGAAGGAGTGGACGTGGGCATTGATGATCTCCAGGACCATCGGCCCCAGCTCGCTCAGCCGCTCCTTCCTCTCCTCGTCGGAGGACTTCTTGAACAGGGTCGTGTACACCGACCCGAACAGCCCGAAGCCGTCCCGGTACTTGGCGACCCGCTTGTCGGTGTTGATGAGCGGGTACAGGCGGGCCAGGAGCCGGTAGTCCTTGGTGAACACCTCGGCAGCACCAGGGCTGGCGTCCAGGAAGACGTTAATGGCTCGCACGGACTCATATCCGTGGACCGTGAGGTCCAAGCCGTCCACGTCCACGAGAAGGTCTTCGATGCGGGCGAAGGTGGTGCGGAACTCCGCGACCAGCTCGGACAGGTCGGTGACGAACCCGCCACCCTTGCCAGCCTCCGGCGAGGTGGGGTCGACGACGGCCCGCTGGACCTCTTCGGCCAGGCCGATGTAGTCCACGACTACGCCGGAGGTCTTCACGAACCCGGTCGGGGACACCCAGGTGCGGTTCGGGCGGGTGATCGTCTGGAACAAGGTGTGGGCCTTCAGCGGCTTGTCCAGGTAAAGGACGCCCTCGTTGGGGGCGTCGAACCCAGTCATCAGCTTCGCGGTCACCACCAGGAAGCACAGCGGGTCGTCCGGGGTGAGGAACCGCCGCTTCTGCTCCTCCTCCTTGGCCTCCGAGAGCTGGAACGGCCGCATGGCGGGGTCTTCGTCCTTGGCGTCCGAGACGGAGATGTTCACCTCGGCGCTGATCCGGTCATGCTGGCCGACTTCGACGAACACCTGTGACGCCTCGAAGCCGGCCAGCAGCTCGTTGATCTTGTCCGTGTACGCCACGGCCAGCTCACGGTTGTAGGCGACGACCTGGGCCTTGAGGCCGTTGCGGTAGGCGCCAGCCAGGTAGTGGTCCACGATGTCCTGGCAGACCGCGTGGATGCGGTCGGGGTTGGTGAACACCGAGGTGAGACGCCCGAACTTGCGGGACAGGGCCTCACGGTCGGGATCGTCGAGGTCGAAGTCGTCGGCGAACTGGTCGAACTCAGCCTGCAACGCCTGGTCGTCTACCTCGAAGGCGACCGGGTGCGGGTCCAGCATGACCGGGACGGTCGCCCCGTCCAGCAGCGACCGGGACACCGAGTACCGGTGCAGCACCCTGCCCGGGTCGGTCTCCTCGCCGAAGAGGACGAAGGTGTCGGTGGCGAGGTTCCTGACGGGGGTGCCAGTCATGCCGAAGAACTTCGCGTGCGGCAACGCTGCGCGCATCTGCCCGGCCAGGGACTTCGACTTGGCGGACTGGGTGCGGTGTGCCTCGTCGACCAGCACGATGATGTTGTCCCGGGTTGACAGGTTCTTGCCGGCGTCGGCGAACTTGTGGACGGTCGTGGAGATGACGCCGCGCACGTCGTCGGCCAGCAGGGAACGTAACTCCTGGCTGGTCGTGGGCTGGTGGAAGTAGGCGTCCCCCATCGCTGAGGTGAACACCCCGGAGGTCTGCCGGACGAGCTGGGTCCGGTCCGATAGCAGGATGATGGTGGGCGACTCAGTGCGGGTGTCGGTCAGCAGCAGCGAGGCGGCGAACACCATCAGCAGCGTCTTCCCGGACCCCTGGTGGTGCCAGACCAGGCCCTTCGACCCGCCCTTCAGGACCCGATCGTGAATCAGGTGCGCGGCCTCCATCTGCGGGTAGCGGGGCAGGTACTTCTTGTCCACCCCACCCCCGGAGGTGTCGATGAGGGCGAAGTTGGCGAGCATGTCCAGGATCGTGGCCGGGTTCATCAGCAACTCGACGGAGCGCTGCACGTCGGCCTGCCCGGACAGGTTCTCGTCGTCCGCAGTGGACCGGAACGGCTGCCACAGGTTCGTGGGCGCACCGGCGGCACCAAACCGCAGCTTCAGCCCGTCGGAGGCGACGGCAAAGACGTTGGGAGTGAAAAACCACGGGTACTCGATGGCATACACATCGTTGATCTCACGGGCGGCGTCCACCCAACCAGACTTCGCGGTCGGCGACTTCACCTCGACCACCACCAGCGGCAGCCCGTTGACCCAATACACGAGGTCGAACCGGCGGGAGGTCTTGCCGGGAACGGTGATGGTCACCTCGTCCGACACGACCAGCGTGTTGGCAGTCGGGTGCTCGAAGTCGATGACCTTCAGGGCGTGCCACACACCGCCGGCGTCCCGGAACTCCTTACGCCCCCGCAGCAGGCGTAGCACCTGCTCGTTGGCCCGCACCAGCCCGCCTTCGACGGCGTTGACCGTGGCGACGATCTCCTGGACTACCGCGTCCACCTCGAACCCGTTGATAACTCCAGGGTTGAGCCGGACGATGGCGTCCCGCAACTGGCCGGCGACCACCGACTGCGTCGTCTCACGCGGTAACACTCGCCCAGCCGTGAAGGCCCAGCCCATCGGGAGGGACCACTGGATCATCAGGTTCTGGAACTCACGCTCCCGAATGCCTTTCCCCACGTCTCAGACCCCCAGTTCGGCAGAATCAATCTCGACCGTGCCGTCCAGCAAGCCCGAGAGCAGGCTGGAGCGTGTATCCCGGAGTCGAGCGGCCTCAGCACGTGCCGCATCGGCGTTCGCACGAACGGACAGCACTGCGCAGGAAACCTCTCGCTGCCGGTCCAGGCCAGGAAGCGGGATCGGTGTCTCACGAATGCGATCCTGGCTGACGTTGACCATTGAGGCGCTGGTGCCTGTAGCCGAACTTGTGAGCTGGGTCCGGGCCAACTTCAGCGCCATCGCCACCACAAGGAAGTCCGGGTCCAGTTTGGACGACGGCATGAGTCGCAGAGTCTTGTCGGCGAGGTAGAGGCCGTTCCGAACATTGGCAGGGACTCGCGCGACAGCCCCGACTCGCAAAGGAGTGTTCGCTCGCGTGATGAGTACGTCGCCGGGCTGAACAAGCGCGGACTCAGGCATGGACGTGCCAGGTAGAAGAGCTTTGGATTCGTCCGGGAGGAACCGGAAGGGCGTGACCGCGCTGACCTTCAACACGCCAAGTTCGTCAGCGCCCGGTGGCCTCGTATTGGCCTGGGGACTCCTGCCCCCTTGAATGTCATCGAGCATCGTTCCGAGCGTCACGACCGGTTCATTGGAGAGTAGGTCCTCGGCAACGACCGCCGACATGCGATCCAATGCCTCGGCCTCTTCACCGAGTGCGGCAATCTGGTCGTCGACTGCGTCGAGTATCTCGACGATCCCCGCTTGTACCTCGCGGGGTGGGATCGGGAGTTCGATCTGCAAGAGTTGCTCTGGGTTGAGGCGCTTACGCCGTTGAACTGTCCCGCTCACCCGGTTCTTCATTTCTGCCCACAGTCGCGGTGAGCGGCAGAGGTGCCTCATCCAGTCGGGCACCAGTTCTGGGCCAAGCGTGAATGTCGGGAACTCGTTGCTGACGACGAATCCGTCGAACTCGGCAGGTACTACGGTGATCGGGCCTTCCCACGCGGTCAGCTTTCGCATCACGACCTGGTCGACGCGCAGCACGTTCATTGCCGAGTACTCTGTGTCTCCGCCATCGAGTTCGCCTTTAGCGACAAGCCCCTGTCCTGCGTTCAGGACCCCGGCCAGACGGTAGGTGGTTGCAGGCATCATCGGTGTGCGCTGGATGTCGAGGCGTATCACCTCTCCGAGCGGACGAAGCGGATAGCCGTCACTCATCGAAGCCCTCGATCCCTGCGGCGGCGAGGACGGCAAGCATGCGCTGCTCGGTCTTCTGTCGTTCAGCACGGGCGATGTTGTAGGCGTCGATGAGAGTGCCAAGGTCTTCCTGCTCGTCGGCGGCCTGCTTGATGTAACGGCCGATGTTGAGGTCGAACCCGTTCGCCGCGATCTCCGTGGCGGGGACGAATTTCGCCGCGAGTCCGCCTTCTCCATCGGGGTCCACCGGGTTGCCATCGGCGTCGAATTTCGAGTGGTAGGCGGTCACGATGTCGGCGATGTCGGCGTCGGTGAGGATGTTGCGATTCTTGGCCTTGGTGAACCGCTTGGAGGCGTCGATGAACAGCACACCGTCCTGCCGCTCCAGGGCCTTGGTGCCGGGTGCACGGAACACCAGGATCGCCGTGGGGATGCCGGTGTTGTAGAAGAGGTTGGCAGGCAGGCCGATGACCGCTTCGAGCAGGTCGTCGTCCAGGACGCGCTGGCGGATGGCTGCTTCCTGGCCACCTCGGAAGAGGACGCCGTGGGGTAGGACGACGCCGGCTCGACCCTTCTTCGGGCCCATGCTGGCGATCATGTGCTGCACGAACGCCCAGTCCGCCGACGACTGCGGGGCGACCCCGCCGAGGGCGCGCGGGTCATTGCTCCAGGGCTTCCACTTCATGCTGTAGGGCGGGTTAGCGACGATCACATCGAACTGCGCGACGGACCCGTCCGGCTTCTTGAAACGCGGGTCCTTCAGAGTGTCGCCGACCTCAACCTGGAACTGGGTGAGATTGTGCATGAAGAGGTTCATGCGTGCCACACCCGCAGTGTCCGGTACGGCCTCCTGCCCGTACAGGCTGAGCGTGTAGCCACGCCCGCCGCGGGCCTTCAGGAGGTTCGCGGAGGCGAT from the Streptosporangium lutulentum genome contains:
- a CDS encoding type I restriction-modification system subunit M, encoding MTSKDTPQLMAVTQQEIENRLWDAADELRVAMPEAQYSSVVFPLMFWKYLSDTWEHQHEEFLADNEGLDDLSAEEAHEIEYRDYQSFEIPFIHLGTVQQRRASWTSILATITQSGLGQRVRASLQAIETANPDKFSRLFGSMTWTSEEVLSGEVLAAVMQAMDRTPKMHEGNMSHDVLGGAYEYLLKRFSDGSGTRAGQFFTPREVVELIVEILDPKGFESVYDPTCGSGGMLIASANLLKARGGRGYTLSLYGQEAVPDTAGVARMNLFMHNLTQFQVEVGDTLKDPRFKKPDGSVAQFDVIVANPPYSMKWKPWSNDPRALGGVAPQSSADWAFVQHMIASMGPKKGRAGVVLPHGVLFRGGQEAAIRQRVLDDDLLEAVIGLPANLFYNTGIPTAILVFRAPGTKALERQDGVLFIDASKRFTKAKNRNILTDADIADIVTAYHSKFDADGNPVDPDGEGGLAAKFVPATEIAANGFDLNIGRYIKQAADEQEDLGTLIDAYNIARAERQKTEQRMLAVLAAAGIEGFDE
- a CDS encoding tyrosine-type recombinase/integrase; amino-acid sequence: MLNLRGGQAGVGNQAAHNFRRTFIGELLDAGVDLATAQALAGHSSSGTTARYDRQPEKTRRDAVDRLRTPRAAPLPGAVRSRDRTG
- a CDS encoding type I restriction endonuclease subunit R, which gives rise to MGKGIREREFQNLMIQWSLPMGWAFTAGRVLPRETTQSVVAGQLRDAIVRLNPGVINGFEVDAVVQEIVATVNAVEGGLVRANEQVLRLLRGRKEFRDAGGVWHALKVIDFEHPTANTLVVSDEVTITVPGKTSRRFDLVYWVNGLPLVVVEVKSPTAKSGWVDAAREINDVYAIEYPWFFTPNVFAVASDGLKLRFGAAGAPTNLWQPFRSTADDENLSGQADVQRSVELLMNPATILDMLANFALIDTSGGGVDKKYLPRYPQMEAAHLIHDRVLKGGSKGLVWHHQGSGKTLLMVFAASLLLTDTRTESPTIILLSDRTQLVRQTSGVFTSAMGDAYFHQPTTSQELRSLLADDVRGVISTTVHKFADAGKNLSTRDNIIVLVDEAHRTQSAKSKSLAGQMRAALPHAKFFGMTGTPVRNLATDTFVLFGEETDPGRVLHRYSVSRSLLDGATVPVMLDPHPVAFEVDDQALQAEFDQFADDFDLDDPDREALSRKFGRLTSVFTNPDRIHAVCQDIVDHYLAGAYRNGLKAQVVAYNRELAVAYTDKINELLAGFEASQVFVEVGQHDRISAEVNISVSDAKDEDPAMRPFQLSEAKEEEQKRRFLTPDDPLCFLVVTAKLMTGFDAPNEGVLYLDKPLKAHTLFQTITRPNRTWVSPTGFVKTSGVVVDYIGLAEEVQRAVVDPTSPEAGKGGGFVTDLSELVAEFRTTFARIEDLLVDVDGLDLTVHGYESVRAINVFLDASPGAAEVFTKDYRLLARLYPLINTDKRVAKYRDGFGLFGSVYTTLFKKSSDEERKERLSELGPMVLEIINAHVHSFSAVASQEEALVLDAQGIAILKELLSLVRPNPDNDDGEDKTPPSAAEILDRIKASLEKGVEPGSAKYTALAERIKLLRDRIIQNAQDALEFLAEALRIARAIVDAEKHPYEAVVVLDDDHVGVLSRIIHDHAPSGLTVTERNLAEEIDQVVTRTLTRSWDNADARNRGVRRATAAVFRRYMLKPVGEPYDSTVAYIEAHYLVD
- a CDS encoding restriction endonuclease subunit S, producing the protein MSDGYPLRPLGEVIRLDIQRTPMMPATTYRLAGVLNAGQGLVAKGELDGGDTEYSAMNVLRVDQVVMRKLTAWEGPITVVPAEFDGFVVSNEFPTFTLGPELVPDWMRHLCRSPRLWAEMKNRVSGTVQRRKRLNPEQLLQIELPIPPREVQAGIVEILDAVDDQIAALGEEAEALDRMSAVVAEDLLSNEPVVTLGTMLDDIQGGRSPQANTRPPGADELGVLKVSAVTPFRFLPDESKALLPGTSMPESALVQPGDVLITRANTPLRVGAVARVPANVRNGLYLADKTLRLMPSSKLDPDFLVVAMALKLARTQLTSSATGTSASMVNVSQDRIRETPIPLPGLDRQREVSCAVLSVRANADAARAEAARLRDTRSSLLSGLLDGTVEIDSAELGV
- a CDS encoding HEPN/Toprim-associated domain-containing protein, producing the protein MGHHSYLQIGTATTLLCRDTYYRDLAALFFESDCYRGDDTADDEGTDRPYGYETSIRAMSQRLEMQGITVPVAVADLVEGLRKWTEQQTNTKSQNQEPVPPDIEHVEREIRFFLSADFDTLPHVEFARAGDGAELVDYLHWHMGTRSLVRLLLDWAPDQNATIALDMSELTGCCVELDPMEPYADQARAEQLAVATTNLPLVVITEGSSDARLLSEGMKVTHPHLVGFIRFFDYGAGVRPRGGADAVVELFKAFVAAGVGNRFVAIADNDAAAHEKLLGLKRERWPNTCRLLHYPELPLLRQYPTLEDGAVLPVPTDVNGLAGSLELYLGTDVLTNKDGNLMPIHWKAVEPKTGLRQGSLSKADKRTVQGKFDAKLKAARAGQVPDSADWSGIKAIIDSIVLAFH